One Panicum virgatum strain AP13 chromosome 3N, P.virgatum_v5, whole genome shotgun sequence DNA segment encodes these proteins:
- the LOC120667534 gene encoding poly [ADP-ribose] polymerase tankyrase-2-like, protein MLMLISSSPRWWGCLGIAESAKKLAKAGKGVDEAVAAVGDPESKRHGPLHLGAAAGKVEMCKLLIEDFQANVDATDVQGATPLVFAVQGTGSTAVVSLLLSHGADANKADNGGISPLHIAAERGFYEVAELLMSKGADVDPICENGGAPSERLSTSFNTPLVASLFGSSVECLEVLIEAGVDVNAGSPATPLTLAAGKGLTEFISCLLEAGAEANIPDEVSFILIFSLLVVAVV, encoded by the exons ATGCTGATGCTTATTTCTTCTTCCCCGCGGTGGTGGGGGTGCCTTGGGATCGCAGAGTCGGCGAAGAAGCTGGCCAAGGCCGGGAAGGGCGTggacgaggcggtggcggccgtcggcgacccggagagcaAGCGCCACGGGCCGCTCCAcctgggcgcggcggcggggaaggtGGAGATGTGCAAGCTGCTGATCGAGGATTTCCAAGCCAACgtcgacgccaccgacgtccaAG GTGCGACGCCCCTAGTTTTTGCAGTACAGGGTACTGGATCTACAGCTGTTGTGAGCCTTCTTCTCAGTCATGGAGCTGATGCAAACAAAGCGGACAATGGTGGAATTTCTCCGCTCCATATTGCAGCAGAACGAG GATTTTATGAAGTGGCAGAGTTGTTAATGTCCAAAGGAGCTGATGTTGATCCCATCTGTGAGAATGGTGGAGCGCCA AGTGAAAGACTTTCCACTTCATTCAATACACCACTGGTGGCGTCACTCTTTGGCTCTTCAGTGGAGTGCTTGGAAGTACTTATTGAG GCTGGTGTTGATGTCAATGCTGGTAGTCCTGCAACTCCGCTAACATTAGCTGCTGGTAAAGGCTTAACTGAGTTCATCAGTTGTCtgctggaagctggtgctgaaGCAAATATTCCTGATGAAGTGAGTTTTATCCTGATATTTAGCCTATTAGTTGTTGCTGTTGTTTGA